In Chryseobacterium lactis, a single genomic region encodes these proteins:
- the porU gene encoding type IX secretion system sortase PorU, translated as MRRKITLLYLIAFASTLYAQRNTIEWNGSKIQDFGDTKINLPNFKNEGFSFSQNNVFIATQQKTGEKQLKISDLVWENISNQDLFELDKSVLPDYDIADVSYYMLDGERYASISVALFKTVKGRTLRLSSFNVSESSASINTGGGVNKIGTTGNPLSSGNFYKIKVDKSGVFKITAQFLRDNGINPSSVNPKNFRIYGNGGVMLPEFNQDPRFDALQENSIQVVGEDDGVWNDNDYALFYAQGPNGYNLYDSSNGNGFKRRDTRTDRSNGVKNIYEDFSYYYINFDKGAGKRVPTVDGTLPAQMITRYDSYQVVNNDQKNLLKVGRTWVEDTPFNNEKKVTFTTSSPIQANDVVRFRTQVVAYRSQQNSIEIKANNQVPSFNQTILSNSGTYEYNFVPVNYNGTLTNITGNQITFTYNPDISKNPNGTFYFDYAEVQYKENLAFNGSQMNFRDYSIVSGSNDDYGFSISNAGNIEQVWDVTDITNAKRKVNKAGAGSFNFAYTAADQNFNNEFVAFRSDAAFSPQFVGRIGNQNLSALQNIDYLILTVPEMMGQAQRLANYHQTKNNYKVEIIDVNKIYEEFGSGSKDLTAVRDFVTKLNTPAGRLKYVFILGDGSYDYKNRIPNNTNIVASYQGEHSSDYVASFVTDDYIVMTLPQTAGIIENNLPDLPVGRIPAANVTEAGNMIDKTLAYYNSLSGQSSPFGEWRMRLDFVVDDDQEGGGPFHTVMNKTLVNVFEKPGQLDLKEYNVKKLYLDSFPAQSTSGGQRYPQVNQAISNAIGNSLYLFYFGHGGINGWAQERVLTSTEIQNSNNFSNVYSRFPFVSTITCEFTLWDEPDTNSAGEQFIKLKQGGAAAMITSSRAIGVDYGRDFTNTYTQNIFKLTNDDFNTLGYAHLLAKKQKGPNGNHLKVNLLGDPAMKLSRPQRLLIIDNIETPVPGLIRGLDFVKIKGHINNPNGTLNNTFNGKVSINIFDKRLNKKTLNNDGVLTPVLDYTEEGSAIVKAAGTAVNGVFTAEFYVPKDINYAVGEGRILGYADNKSTDVFNNQAVQVGDINPNGVNDNQPPKVKLYMNNTNFADGGITNQNPMLLACLTDDTGINATGSGVGHDITTYLDGQIINTVVLNDFYAPGEGNGCLNPSLADYQKGNVSYPFRNLAIGQHQLAFKVWDINNNSTTATLNFEVKDEADQRLTINRPLNWPNPFTNKTYIQFEHNCDDILDVNVQIYTITGRLVKTLSQPVVAEPFLQGFRTPRQAIEWDGRDDFGATVAKGTYIFKIFAKSQNQEKCKGSATAVEKMVLLK; from the coding sequence ATGAGACGAAAAATAACGCTTTTATACTTAATCGCTTTTGCATCAACACTTTACGCTCAAAGAAACACCATTGAATGGAACGGTTCTAAAATTCAAGATTTTGGTGACACAAAAATAAATCTTCCCAACTTCAAAAATGAAGGTTTTTCTTTCAGCCAAAATAATGTTTTTATAGCAACTCAGCAAAAAACTGGAGAAAAGCAGCTTAAAATTTCTGACCTGGTATGGGAAAATATTTCTAACCAGGATTTGTTTGAACTTGACAAAAGTGTTCTCCCTGATTATGATATTGCAGATGTCTCCTATTATATGCTGGATGGAGAAAGATATGCCAGTATCAGCGTTGCTTTATTTAAAACAGTAAAAGGACGTACACTGAGATTGTCTTCTTTCAATGTTTCTGAATCTTCCGCATCAATTAATACCGGTGGTGGGGTCAACAAAATTGGAACTACCGGCAATCCTCTTTCGAGCGGAAACTTTTACAAAATAAAAGTTGATAAATCAGGAGTATTTAAAATCACAGCACAATTTTTAAGAGATAACGGGATCAACCCTTCTTCTGTAAATCCTAAAAACTTCAGAATTTATGGAAACGGCGGAGTGATGCTTCCCGAATTCAATCAGGATCCGAGATTTGATGCCTTACAGGAAAATTCTATTCAGGTAGTTGGTGAAGATGATGGCGTATGGAATGATAATGACTATGCCCTGTTCTATGCTCAAGGTCCCAATGGATATAATCTTTATGACAGCAGCAACGGAAACGGCTTCAAAAGAAGAGATACGCGAACGGACAGAAGTAATGGTGTGAAAAACATCTATGAAGACTTTTCATATTATTATATCAACTTTGACAAAGGGGCCGGAAAAAGAGTTCCAACGGTTGACGGAACACTGCCTGCCCAAATGATTACAAGATATGATAGCTACCAGGTGGTCAATAACGATCAAAAAAACCTATTGAAGGTCGGAAGAACCTGGGTTGAAGACACCCCTTTCAACAATGAAAAAAAGGTGACTTTTACGACCAGCTCACCAATACAGGCTAATGATGTCGTAAGATTCAGGACACAGGTTGTCGCGTATAGATCTCAACAAAACTCGATTGAAATCAAAGCCAACAATCAGGTTCCTTCTTTCAATCAGACCATATTATCTAATAGTGGAACCTATGAATATAATTTTGTTCCCGTAAATTATAATGGAACACTTACGAATATAACCGGAAACCAAATTACATTCACTTATAATCCTGATATTTCTAAAAATCCAAACGGAACCTTCTATTTTGATTATGCCGAAGTGCAATACAAAGAAAACCTGGCATTCAATGGTTCTCAGATGAATTTCAGAGATTATTCTATTGTCAGTGGAAGTAATGATGATTATGGATTCAGTATATCTAATGCCGGTAATATAGAGCAGGTATGGGATGTTACCGATATCACTAATGCCAAAAGAAAAGTAAATAAGGCAGGCGCAGGCTCTTTCAATTTTGCGTATACAGCCGCTGATCAGAATTTCAATAACGAATTCGTAGCGTTTCGTTCAGACGCAGCATTCAGTCCTCAGTTCGTAGGAAGAATAGGTAATCAGAACCTTTCTGCTCTACAGAATATAGATTATCTGATCCTAACAGTGCCCGAAATGATGGGACAAGCGCAAAGACTGGCTAATTATCATCAGACAAAAAACAATTATAAAGTAGAGATCATAGACGTTAATAAAATCTATGAAGAATTTGGAAGCGGAAGTAAAGATCTTACCGCGGTAAGAGATTTTGTAACCAAACTTAATACTCCGGCCGGCAGACTTAAATATGTATTTATTCTCGGAGACGGTTCATATGATTATAAGAACAGAATACCAAACAACACGAATATTGTTGCAAGTTATCAGGGTGAACATTCATCAGATTATGTAGCATCGTTTGTTACCGATGATTATATTGTGATGACTCTGCCACAAACTGCAGGGATCATTGAAAATAATCTACCGGATTTACCGGTAGGAAGAATCCCTGCAGCCAATGTAACTGAAGCCGGAAACATGATTGATAAAACACTGGCTTATTATAATTCATTATCAGGACAATCCAGCCCATTTGGGGAATGGCGTATGAGACTTGACTTTGTAGTAGATGATGACCAGGAAGGTGGAGGCCCTTTCCATACCGTGATGAATAAAACGTTGGTTAATGTATTTGAGAAACCAGGCCAACTGGATTTGAAAGAATATAATGTCAAAAAATTATATCTGGACTCCTTCCCTGCCCAAAGTACTTCAGGAGGTCAAAGATATCCTCAGGTTAATCAGGCTATTTCCAATGCAATCGGAAACAGTTTATACCTGTTTTATTTCGGACATGGAGGAATCAATGGCTGGGCACAGGAAAGAGTTTTAACCAGTACAGAAATTCAGAACTCCAATAACTTCTCTAATGTATACAGCAGATTCCCGTTTGTATCTACTATCACTTGTGAATTCACCTTATGGGACGAGCCGGATACCAATTCTGCCGGAGAACAGTTTATTAAATTAAAGCAAGGAGGTGCCGCAGCAATGATTACTTCCAGCAGAGCGATTGGAGTAGATTACGGACGTGATTTCACCAACACCTATACCCAGAATATTTTTAAGCTAACTAATGATGACTTTAATACATTAGGATACGCTCATTTATTAGCTAAAAAACAAAAAGGACCAAACGGTAACCACTTAAAGGTAAATTTACTTGGAGATCCTGCCATGAAATTAAGCAGACCTCAAAGACTTTTAATCATTGATAATATTGAAACCCCTGTACCCGGATTAATCAGAGGATTGGATTTTGTGAAAATTAAAGGACACATCAACAATCCTAACGGAACGCTGAACAATACATTCAACGGAAAGGTTTCAATCAATATTTTTGATAAGAGATTAAATAAAAAAACATTGAATAATGACGGAGTTCTCACTCCTGTATTAGATTACACTGAAGAAGGAAGTGCTATTGTAAAAGCAGCAGGAACAGCCGTAAACGGAGTATTCACTGCAGAATTCTATGTTCCTAAAGATATTAACTATGCTGTTGGAGAAGGAAGAATATTAGGATATGCAGATAACAAATCAACAGATGTTTTCAACAACCAGGCTGTGCAGGTGGGTGATATCAATCCTAACGGGGTTAATGATAACCAGCCGCCAAAGGTAAAATTGTATATGAATAACACCAATTTTGCAGATGGTGGAATTACCAATCAAAACCCAATGCTTCTGGCTTGTCTTACCGATGATACGGGAATCAATGCCACAGGATCTGGAGTTGGTCATGATATCACAACCTACTTAGATGGTCAGATTATCAACACGGTTGTCTTAAATGATTTCTATGCACCGGGAGAAGGAAACGGATGTTTAAATCCAAGTCTTGCCGACTATCAAAAAGGAAATGTGTCCTATCCATTCCGAAATTTAGCCATCGGACAACACCAGTTGGCATTTAAAGTTTGGGACATAAACAATAATTCGACAACTGCTACGTTAAATTTTGAAGTTAAGGATGAAGCCGATCAACGTTTGACGATTAATCGTCCGCTGAACTGGCCAAATCCTTTCACCAATAAAACCTACATCCAGTTTGAACATAACTGCGATGATATTTTAGATGTAAATGTACAGATCTATACTATAACAGGAAGATTGGTTAAAACGTTATCCCAACCGGTGGTTGCAGAACCTTTCCTGCAGGGCTTCAGAACCCCTCGTCAGGCAATAGAATGGGACGGAAGAGATGATTTTGGTGCGACAGTAGCAAAAGGTACATATATTTTTAAGATATTTGCAAAAAGTCAAAATCAGGAAAAATGCAAAGGAAGTGCTACCGCTGTAGAAAAAATGGTACTTTTGAAATAA
- the porV gene encoding type IX secretion system outer membrane channel protein PorV produces MNLTTKLLLGFGLSAGFLGYSQDLGRINPVLTGAPFLRIAPDARSGGMGDQGVVTSPDAFSQFWNAAKYPFSRTSSSIGLNYTPYMGKLTNDVFLLYGAFHKFLGQDERSTISASIYYFNMGQVDLTQLVGTEIASMGTSKPNEFSIDVAYGLKLSDSYSMAVTGRFIRSDLAGGFNTDTTLKAANSFAVDISGYYTSPRFSSFGGYDGKLNAGFAVQNLGPKLDYTGNEESRSYLPTMARLGIGYDMYLDDMNRVGLSIEGSKLLVPGSEYVGINPNNREPMYAIPNVGPMAGIGKSFKNKNSIMYSGALEYSYDNAFSVRGGYFHESAEQGARQFATAGIGLNYRSFGLDLSYLINMSKVNSALDNTLRFGLTWNIGDETSNNDR; encoded by the coding sequence ATGAATTTAACTACTAAACTGCTTTTAGGATTTGGTTTAAGTGCTGGTTTTCTAGGCTATTCGCAAGATTTAGGCAGAATAAATCCAGTTCTTACCGGAGCTCCTTTCCTAAGAATTGCACCGGACGCAAGATCAGGTGGTATGGGAGATCAAGGGGTGGTAACCTCTCCCGATGCATTTTCACAATTCTGGAATGCAGCTAAATATCCTTTTAGCAGAACAAGTTCTTCCATAGGTCTCAACTATACACCGTATATGGGAAAACTTACCAATGATGTATTCTTATTATATGGGGCATTCCATAAATTCCTGGGACAGGATGAAAGATCTACGATTTCAGCAAGTATCTATTATTTTAATATGGGACAGGTAGACCTGACTCAGCTGGTAGGTACCGAAATTGCTTCTATGGGTACATCAAAACCAAACGAATTCTCTATTGACGTAGCATACGGTCTGAAGCTTTCTGATTCTTACTCAATGGCTGTAACAGGTAGATTTATTCGTTCAGATTTAGCCGGTGGATTCAACACAGATACTACACTTAAGGCAGCGAACTCTTTTGCTGTTGATATTTCAGGATACTATACTTCTCCAAGATTCTCAAGTTTCGGAGGATATGATGGTAAATTAAATGCTGGTTTTGCAGTTCAGAATTTAGGTCCTAAACTAGATTATACAGGAAATGAGGAATCAAGATCTTACCTTCCTACGATGGCAAGACTAGGGATTGGATACGATATGTATCTTGATGACATGAACAGAGTCGGACTTAGTATAGAAGGTTCAAAGCTTTTAGTACCAGGATCTGAATATGTGGGAATCAACCCAAATAACAGAGAACCGATGTATGCTATTCCTAACGTAGGTCCAATGGCAGGTATCGGAAAATCGTTCAAAAATAAAAACAGTATCATGTATAGTGGTGCTTTGGAGTACTCATACGACAATGCTTTTTCTGTAAGAGGAGGTTATTTCCATGAAAGTGCAGAACAGGGAGCAAGACAATTTGCTACTGCAGGTATCGGATTAAATTACCGTTCTTTCGGACTTGATCTTTCTTACCTGATCAACATGTCTAAAGTTAACAGTGCTTTGGATAACACTCTTCGTTTCGGTCTTACCTGGAACATCGGAGATGAAACATCTAATAATGATCGTTAA